One Lycium barbarum isolate Lr01 chromosome 5, ASM1917538v2, whole genome shotgun sequence genomic window carries:
- the LOC132642314 gene encoding uncharacterized protein LOC132642314: MPRSTSQAPTRGMGTRRTTITAKWFENATSYAAPVAANAPVQPVASQSNVSRGRPRKTSQASNAAPVVANAPDQPAASQSNVRRGRPRKTSQASSVTVVDNERRRTTPYKRPRTVGMGIFVAENGFTTYSHGLPSSRIIDAAPTKHIRSADVTWGPWSQSKEWSEVEGQNINDIKPA, encoded by the exons ATGCCCAGAAGTACTTCTCAAGCACCAACAAGAGGTATGGGAACAAGGAGGACAACCATTACTGCTAAATGGTTTGAAAATGCAACAAGTTATGCTGCACCTGTTGCAGCCAACGCACCTGTCCAACCTGTTGCTTCTCAGTCTAATGTGAGTAGGGGAAGACCAAGAAAAACCTCTCAAGCTTCTAATGCTGCACCTGTTGTAGCCAATGCACCTGATCAACCTGCTGCTTCTCAGTCTAATGTGAGGAGGGGAAGACCAAGAAAAACCTCTCAAGCTTCTAGTGTAACAGTTGTTGATAATGAAAGAAGAAGAACTACCCCTTACAAAAGGCCTAGGACTGTTGGAATGGGTATATTTGTCGCAGAAAATGGATTTACAACATACAGT CATGGCTTGCCAAGTAGTAGGATAATTGATGCTGCTCCAACAAAGCATATAAGGTCAGCTGATGTTACTTGGGGACCTTGGTCACAAAGCAAGGAATGGAGTGAGGTGGAAGGGCAAAACATCAATGACATCAAGCCAGCTTGA